A part of Brassica rapa cultivar Chiifu-401-42 chromosome A05, CAAS_Brap_v3.01, whole genome shotgun sequence genomic DNA contains:
- the LOC103868525 gene encoding myrosinase-binding protein 2 has translation MAKMEPLGGNKGEGFNDVGYEGVKKITVGAEDVNITYIKIEYVKNGKVEIREHGAAHGKLKEFSVDYPKDSITAVGGTYKHIYSYDTTLITSLYFTTSKGFTSPLFGEMKGTEFEFKGEHGEKLIGFHGRSSNAIDAIGA, from the exons ATGGCCAAGATGGAACCGCTAGGTGGTAACAAAGGAGAAGGATTCAACGATGTTGGTTatgaaggtgtgaagaaaataacTGTGGGAGCTGAAGACGTAAACATAACTTATATCAAGATCGAATACGTAAAGAACGGAAAAGTCGAGATCCGTGAGCATGGAGCGGCTCATGGGAAACTGAAAGAG ttTTCAGTGGATTATCCGAAAGATAGTATCACTGCCGTTGGTGGAACCTACAAGCATATTTACTCTTATGATACAACGCTTATCACATCGCTGTACTTCACAACCTCTAAAGGATTTACCTCGCCGTTATTCGGTGAGATGAAGGGAACAGAATTCGAGTTCAAAGGTGAACATGGAGAAAAGCTTATTGGATTTCATGGACGTAGTAGTAATGCTATTGATGCCATTGGAGCTTAA
- the LOC103868527 gene encoding probable mitochondrial-processing peptidase subunit alpha-1, mitochondrial — protein sequence MGQPHINIWAYDKQYVSSKTLSPSQFISSVPFRFRVSTVAMYRTAASRARALKGSLSRSLRPARYASSSAVATSSSSSSPGFFSWLTGGSSSSLNSLDMPLQGVSLPPPLADLVEPSKLKITTLPNGLKIASEMSPNPAASIGLYVDCGSIYEAPYFHGATHLLERMAFKSTRNRSHLRLVREIEAIGGNTSASASREQMSYTIDALKTYVPEMVEVLIDSVRNPAFLDWEVNEELRKMKLEIAELANNPMGLLMEAVHSAGYSGALANPLYAPESALDRLNGELLEEFMAENFTAARMVLAASGVEHEELLKVVEPLTSDLPNVTRQAEPKSQYTGGDFRQHTGGEATHFALAFEVPGWNNEKEAVIATVLQMLMGGGGSFSAGGPGKGMHSWLYLRILNEYQQVQSCTAFSSIFNNTGLFGIYGCSSPEFAAKAIELAAKEMKDVAGGKVNQKHLDRAKAATKSAVLMNLESRMIAAEDIGRQILTYGERKPVEQFLKTVDGLTLKDITDFTSKIISKPLTMGSFGDVLSVPSYDTISSKFS from the exons ATGGGCCAACCCCATATAAACATTTGGGCCTATGATAAGCAATACGTAAGCAGCAAAACTCTCTCACCTTCTCAATTCATCTCTTCCGTTCCCTTCCGATTTAGGGTTTCCACAGTCGCCATGTATCGCACGGCAGCTTCACGAGCCAGGGCTCTCAAG GGATCTCTTAGCCGGAGTTTGAGACCGGCGCGTTATGCAAGTTCAAGTGCCGTTGCGactagttcttcttcttcttctccaggTTTCTTCAGCTGGTTGACTGGTGGATCATCTTCTTCGCTTAATTCATTGGACATGCCACTACAGGGTGTGTCTCTTCCTCCACCACTTGCTGACCTTGTTGAGCCAAGCAAACTTAAGATCACTACTCTCCCAAATGGTCTCAAAATCGCCTCAGAGATGTCTCCC AATCCGGCAGCTTCCATTGGTTTGTATGTTGATTGTGGCTCTATCTACGAAGCTCCTTATTTCCATGGAGCAACGCATTTGCTTGAGAGGATGGCTTTCAAGAGCACGAGAAACAGGAGCCATCTACGTCTCGTGAGGGAGATTGAGGCTATTGGAGGCAACACCTCCGCATCTGCGTCTCGGGAGCAGATGAGTTACACTATTGATGCTCTTAAGACCTATGTCCCTGAAATGGTTGAAGTTCTTATTGACAGTGTGAGGAACCCTGCTTTCTTGGATTGGGAAGTCAACGAAGAG CTACGTAAGATGAAGCTAGAGATAGCGGAACTTGCAAATAACCCTATGGGCCTTCTCATGGAGGCCGTTCACTCTGCTGGTTATTCCGGTGCATTGGCGAATCCTCTCTACGCACCTGAGTCTGCTTTGGACAGATTGAATGGGGAACTCTTGGAGGAGTTTATGGCT GAGAATTTCACTGCTGCACGTATGGTGCTGGCGGCAAGTGGAGTTGAACACGAGGAACTTTTAAAAGTTGTTGAGCCATTGACTTCTGACCTTCCTAATGTAACGCGCCAGGCGGAACCAAAATCTCAGTATACTGGTGGAGATTTCCGCCAACATACTGGTGGAGAG GCTACGCACTTTGCTCTCGCCTTTGAGGTTCCTGGCTGGAATAACGAGAAAGAAGCAGTCATCGCCACTGTTCTCCAG ATGCTTATGGGAGGAGGTGGCTCGTTCTCTGCTGGAGGCCCTGGAAAAGGAATGCACTCATGGCTGT ATCTCCGTATTCTTAACGAATACCAGCAAGTGCAGTCATGCACTGCTTTCagtagcatctttaacaacaccGGGTTGTTTGGAATCTATGGTTGCTCG AGTCCCGAGTTCGCTGCAAAAGCAATTGAATTAGCAGCTAAAGAAATGAAAGATGTTGCCGGAGGAAAAG TTAATCAGAAGCATCTTGATCGCGCCAAGGCAGCCACAAAATCTGCAGTTCTGATGAATTTGGAATCACGG ATGATTGCAGCAGAAGACATTGGCAGGCAGATTCTTACATACGGAGAGAG GAAACCAGTTGAGCAATTCCTGAAGACAGTTGATGGACTAACCTTGAAGGACATTACAGACTTCACCAGCAAGATTATCTCAAAGCCTTTGACAATGGGTTCCTTCGGAGATG TGTTGTCTGTTCCTAGCTACGACACCATAAGCAGCAAGTTTTCTTGA
- the LOC103868528 gene encoding pentatricopeptide repeat-containing protein At1g51965, mitochondrial: MYPNLGPLKIKTVIYIEASYSRELVPFSAAKMRLLRRRFFIFTDGISGANRRRYATKYVAKVTSSSPSGRSLSAEVSLPNPLPSDVRGYALPRRHLICRATNLLLRHGTSSDPFSDLSDYLSSLSLSLTPDEASEILKSLNCPRLAVDFFHFVPSVCPSSHHDPFLYNRIILILSKSNLPDRFDRVRSILDQMVKSNVRGNISTVNILIGFLGNTEDLEMCLGLVKKWELKMNSFTYKCLLQAYLRSRDSSKAFHVYCEIRRGGHKLDVFAYNMLLDALAKDDKIDQACQVFEDMKRKHCRGDEYSYTIMIRTMGRIGKYNKAVDLFNEMITEGLTLNVVGYNTLMQVLAKGKMVDKAIQVFSKMVETGCRPNEYTYSLVLNLLVAEGQLVKLDGIVEMSKRYMTQGIYSYLVRTLSKLGHVSEAHRLFCDMWSFPVKGERDSYMSMLESLCGAGKTVEAIEMLSKIHVKGVVTDTMMYNTVFSALGKQKQVSHIHDLFEKMKKHGPCPDIFTYNILISSFGRVGEVDEAIKIFEELESSDCKPDIVSYNSLINCLGKNGDVDEAHVRFKEMQEKGLNPDVVTYSTLMECFGKSERVEMAYRLFEEMLVKGCQPNIVTYNILLDCLEKSGRTAEAVDMYTRMKQQGLTPDSITYSVLERLQSGSHGKSRIRRKNPITGWVVSPL, from the exons ATGTATCCCAACTTAGgcccattaaaaataaaaacggtCATCTACATCGAGGCTTCCTACTCAAGAGAACTCGTTCCCTTCTCCGCCGCAAAGATGAGGCTTCTTCGCCGCCGTTTCTTTATCTTCACCGACGGAATTTCCGGAGCCAACCGGCGAAGATACGCCACCAAGTATGTCGCCAAGGTCACTTCATCATCTCCCTCCGGCCGATCTCTCTCCGCCGAAGTTTCTCTTCCTAATCCCCTCCCCTCCGACGTACGCGGCTACGCTCTCCCTCGGCGTCACCTCATCTGCCGAGCAACCAATCTCCTTCTCCGCCACGGAACCTCTTCCGATCCCTTCTCCGACCTCTCCGATTACCTCTCTTCCCTCTCACTCTCCCTAACTCCCGACGAAGCTTCAGAGATTCTCAAATCCCTAAACTGCCCTCGCCTGGCCGTCGATTTCTTCCACTTCGTCCCCTCCGTGTGCCCTAGCTCTCACCACGACCCGTTCCTCTACAACCGCATCATCTTAATCCTCTCCAAGTCTAATCTCCCCGACAGATTCGATCGCGTCCGTTCGATTCTCGATCAGATGGTGAAGTCTAACGTACGTGGCAACATCTCCACCGTTAATATCTTAATAGGTTTCTTGGGGAACACGGAAGATTTAGAAATGTGCTTAGGGTTGGTGAAGAAATGGGAGTTAAAGATGAACTCTTTCACTTACAAGTGTCTGCTTCAAGCTTACTTAAGGTCTCGTGATTCTTCGAAAGCTTTCCATGTGTACTGCGAGATTAGAAGAGGAGGGCATAAGCTCGACGTCTTCGCTTACAATATGTTGCTTGATGCTTTAGCTAAAGATGATAAG ATTGATCAGGCATGCCAAGTTTTCGAAGACATGAAGAGAAAGCATTGTAGAGGAGATGAGTATTCCTACACGATTATGATCAGGACAATGGGAAGGATTGGGAAGTACAATAAAGCTGTTGATCTATTCAATGAGATGATAACTGAAGGGCTTACTCTTAACGTGGTTGGTTACAATACTCTTATGCAAGTTCTCGCAAAAGGAAAGATGGTTGATAAGGCTATTCAGGTTTTCTCCAAGATGGTTGAAACGGGTTGTCGTCCCAACGAGTATACGTACAGTCTGGTTTTGAATCTTTTGGTAGCTGAAGGTCAGCTTGTGAAGTTAGATGGGATTGTGGAGATGTCCAAGAGGTATATGACTCAGGGGATATATTCTTATTTGGTTAGAACGCTGAGTAAACTAGGGCATGTGAGTGAGGCTCACCGGCTGTTCTGTGATATGTGGAGCTTCCCTGTAAAAGGAGAGAGGGATAGTTACATGTCGATGCTTGAGAGTTTGTGCGGTGCGGGTAAAACAGTTGAAGCTATAGAGATGTTGAGCAAGATTCATGTGAAAGGTGTGGTTACGGATACCATGATGTACAACACTGTGTTCTCTGCCCTTGGGAAGCAAAAGCAAGTATCTCATATTCATGATCTCTTtgagaaaatgaaaaaacatGGTCCTTGTCCAGACATATTCACATACAACATACTCATCTCGAGTTTCGGTCGTGTAGGAGAAGTTGATGAGGCTATCAAAATCTTCGAGGAGCTTGAGAGTAGTGACTGTAAACCGGACATTGTTTCTTACAACTCTTTGATAAATTGTTTGGGGAAGAACGGTGATGTCGATGAAGCTCACGTGAGGTTCAAGGAGATGCAGGAGAAAGGATTGAACCCTGATGTGGTCACATACAGCACTCTGATGGAATGCTTTGGGAAGTCGGAGAGAGTCGAAATGGCGTATAGATTGTTCGAAGAGATGCTTGTTAAAGGGTGTCAGCCCAACATTGTGACGTACAACATTTTGCTTGATTGTCTAGAGAAGAGTGGAAGAACCGCGGAAGCAGTTGATATGTACACAAGGATGAAACAGCAAGGACTCACACCTGATTCCATTACTTACAGTGTTCTTGAACGGTTGCAATCTGGCTCTCATGGAAAGTCGCGGATTCGTAGGAAGAATCCGATAACTGGTTGGGTGGTCAGTCCTTTGTAG